The following are encoded together in the Ascochyta rabiei chromosome 19, complete sequence genome:
- a CDS encoding D-stereospecific aminopeptidase: MSSNISSSSTNRQRVRQLLPTVYLGRYETGPRNSLTDVAGVLVSTQSIHESPRYPDAPAGSINTGVTTILPRKDWFNKGCFAGIFRFNGSGGMTGSHWIEESGLLHSPIVITGSFGVGNAYNGIYEHGIREHSDKVGKVGWFLLPVVAETFDGFLHDVSKFAVTSQHVVSGIDNASSEPVQEGNSGGGTGMICHWFKGGTGSSSRLVPADQGKTYTIGALVQANYGQMRDLKIAGAPIGRLIYEEQQRLAEKNPTDPKLIAQASMLFRIKEEKDKQDGSIIIILATDAPLHPTQLRRLAKRATVGLSRVGGWASNSSGDIFLAFSTANQITVQEHTATTQNVDPWRPKARSVDVIDDQTINALFEASADAVEEAILNAVFMAESMEGNGNRIDALELEKVKELMGKYL; this comes from the coding sequence ATGTCTTCCAACATTTCTTCAAGTTCAACAAATCGCCAGCGGGTCCGGCAACTGCTTCCCACCGTCTATCTTGGCCGCTACGAGACGGGTCCAAGGAACAGCCTGACTGATGTCGCCGGCGTACTGGTCTCAACACAGTCCATCCATGAGTCCCCAAGGTATCCAGACGCGCCCGCGGGGTCGATCAACACCGGTGTTACTACGATACTCCCTCGCAAAGACTGGTTCAACAAAGGCTGCTTTGCTGGTATTTTTCGCTTCAACGGATCAGGAGGGATGACCGGTTCGCATTGGATCGAAGAATCGGGACTCTTGCACTCACCCATTGTCATTACCGGAAGCTTCGGGGTTGGCAATGCGTATAACGGCATCTACGAGCACGGCATTAGGGAGCATAGCGACAAAGTCGGTAAGGTCGGCTGGTTTCTGCTACCGGTGGTTGCAGAAACGTTCGATGGCTTCCTGCATGATGTGTCCAAGTTCGCGGTCACATCTCAACACGTTGTCAGCGGCATTGACAATGCAAGTAGCGAGCCTGTACAGGAAGGCAATAGTGGCGGAGGCACAGGTATGATTTGCCATTGGTTCAAAGGTGGAACAGGATCGAGCAGTCGTTTGGTGCCAGCAGATCAAGGCAAGACATACACTATTGGCGCTCTGGTTCAAGCGAACTACGGTCAGATGCGAGACTTGAAGATCGCTGGCGCACCGATCGGTCGTTTGATCTATGAAGAGCAACAGCGCCTCGCTGAGAAGAACCCAACTGATCCAAAGCTGATTGCACAAGCATCCATGCTCTTCAGGAtcaaggaagagaaggacaAGCAAGATGGCAGCATCATCATAATCCTTGCGACAGATGCGCCACTCCACCCGACACAGCTCCGTCGTCTTGCGAAACGTGCAACCGTCGGTCTGTCCCGCGTGGGAGGCTGGGCTTCCAATTCATCTGGCGACATCTTCCTGGCTTTCTCGACAGCAAACCAAATAACAGTCCAAGAGCACACGGCGACGACACAGAACGTTGATCCATGGAGGCCAAAAGCACGCAGCGTCGACGTGATAGATGATCAAACGATCAACGCATTGTTCGAAGCAAGTGCAGATGCTGTCGAAGAAGCGATCTTGAACGCCGTGTTCATGGCCGAGAGTATGGAGGGTAATGGAAATAGGATCGATGCGCTGGAGCTAGAGAAGGTGAAAGAGTTGATGGGGAAGTACCTTTGA